The following nucleotide sequence is from Chryseobacterium sp. CY350.
GAAACCATTATAAATAAACTAATTGATGCTGCTAACTGAACTTACTCAGATTTTATTTGCACAGGTTGCTGCGCCAACTGTGGTCGCTGAAAAACTTGAATTTTCATTTTGGGACATTCTGTTTCATGGAGGTGCTTTTGCTAAAATAGTAATGGCAACTGTTTTAGCACTTGGTGTTTTCTCAGTGTATCTTTTTTTCGAAAGGTTTTTCTATATCAAACGAATGACAGCAAAAACCGATTCTAACTTTATGAATAATATTGAAGATTTCATTAGAGACGGGAAAATTGATGCTGCGGCAGATTACTGTAAAACTCAGAACTCTCCTGAATCAAGAATTTTAGAAAAAGGAATTTCGAGATTGGGAAGACCTGTTTCAGATATCGTAAGCGCAATGGAATCTCAGGCTCAGATCGAGGTTGCCAACATGGAGAAAAACCTGAATCTTTTGGCGGTGGTACCAAGTATTGCACCGATGCTCGGGCTTTTGGGAACAGTGATCGGGATGATCATTGCTTTCTTTGATTTGTCTCATGCAGAGGGAGCTTTTTCTCCAAAAACATTGTCAGAAGGTATTTATACTGCTTTAGGGCAAACTGCTGTCGGTTTGGCAGTAGCAATTCCTGCCAACTTTTTCTACAATATTTTGTTGACGAGAATTGATAAGTTCGTCCTGAGAACACAGAATGTTTCAGGAGAATTTTTAGATTTAATTAATAAACCTTTGTAATATTCGAATATGAAGATTCAAAGAAGAAATAAAGCCCATCCGGAATTCAGCTTAGCGGCGATGACCGACGTTATTTTGCTGATGCTGATCTTTTTTATGATCACCTCTTCGGCAGCTAATCAAAGCGCGATTGACGTTAAGCTTCCTCAAACGGGAAGTGTGGAAGATAATATTCCGAATCCGATGACGGTAAGTGTAAAGCCAGACGGTTCATATTTCGTTGATGATAAACCAGTTGCAAGAGAATTGGTAGAACAGACGATTGTAAATGATCTGAACATTAAATCTGCAAAGTCATTTACCATCAGAGCAGATGAAAGTACGATGCATAAAGATGTGGTTTTCTTAATGGAAATTGCAGAGAAGCATAAACTGAATATCGCCATTGCAACGGTAAAAGAATAGAAGAAATGAGAGGTTACACGATTAATAGAGAAGAAGAAAAAAGAGACAAACTAAAGAGTGCCGTACTTTCTGCATTAATTTGGTCTGCCATTCTGTTGTTCGTTTTCATCTATAAAATGAAACCTACCGAGCGTCCTAAGGAAACCGAATTGGTAACCACGATGCTCGTAAATTTTGGGGACAACAGAAATGGTGCGGGAGTAGACGAACCAGCCAATCAGGAAGGAAGTTTGGCCGCAAAAGCAGAAGAAAATGCTCCTGAACCTTTGGAAAATGTAGTTTCTGAACCTAAAACAGTCATTACTCCAGATCCAAAACCTAAAGCGCGAAAGACTGATATTAAAGATAAAATTATTACAGGAAATAATTCTAAAGTTACGGCGCCGAAAAAGGAAGATTCAAAAACAAATAAAAAATCAACAGCAAGCTCGACTACAAAAACGAAAGCTAAAAGTTCTGCAACAACAGCCAATTCAAAAACAGGAAATGGTGACGGAAAAGGAACTGCGGCAATCGGAAATTTAATCAAAGGTCGTGGAACAAAAGCCGGAAGTCAGGGAACTGGTGACGGAATCGGAAATGATGGTGATCCGTTAGGCGGCGATGGAAACGGTGACAGCAAAGTAGGAATCGACAGAAGATTGGTCGGCTACATTCCCGGAACGATGGGTAGAGGTGGTGCGCAGCCAAGTCACAGTTGCTCGGCAGGTGGATCAATTACCATTTCCTACACTGTAGATAAAGCCGGAAATGTGGTTTCTGCAAGACGATCGGGCGGAGTTTCAGATCCATGTGTTGTTTCAACATCGGTTTCCTGGGTTAAGAAATATGTAAAGGCTGAGAGAGCCAGTGTTTCTTCTACAGGAACTTACAAGATTTCATTCTAAAAATACAAAAGCACTTTATTCAAGTGCTTTTTTTATTTCGTTGATCCTATTGATAATAGGAAGGGAGAATATTCCACTGGTCTGGAGATATAATTGATAAAAGACGATGGCTTTTTCTGAAAAATCTTTGTTGTCAGTTTCCTTTGCTTTGGCATAAAAAAGATGGCCCAAAAGTTCAAAATACGGAATGTGATGATTACTTTCCTTCTCATGAATCGATTGTGTAATTTCTTCAGCTGATTTTGAAGAAAGTTCATCAAAACTCATCTTAAAAGTATCGTTCATATTGGTGTCGAAAATTCTTTGCTGCTCGGAAATCGTTTCTTCATTTTCACCCAAGATTCTCTTGTTGAGAAATTCAGAAAATTGCTTCACAATGCGAAGAATGTAGTCTTTATCGTGTATCATATTTTTTATTTTTAAATTTATGCAAAAAACAAATACGCCAACAAAATTGCAGTAATTACCCCCACCAAATCAGCCAAAAGCATAGCAACAACTGTATATCTCGTATTCTTCACAGCTACAGCTCCGAAGTAAACTGCAATCACGTAAAATGTCGTATCTGAACTTCCCTGAAGAACTGCCGCCAATTTCCCTTGAAAACTATCTGCTCCAAAAGTTGCCATAGTATCCATCATCATTCCTCGTGCTCCGGAACCTGAAAGTGGTTTGATTAAAGCCGTTGGAAGTCCGTCAACAAATCTTGCGTCTAAATTCGCGGCGTTAACCACCCATTTCATTCCGTCGATAATCACTTCAAAAACTCCTGAAGTTCTTAAAAGCGAAATAGCAATAAGCATTCCCACCAAGTAAGGTATGATTTTTACACTCGTCGTAAAACCTTCTTTTGCTCCGTCAACGAATGCTTCAAAGACATTGATTTTTTTATAAAGTGCTCCGAGTACGATGGCTAAGAAGATAAAAAGAATCAATCCGTTACTTAAAACCTGACTGAAAATATCTAAATTTTCTTTGCTCAATCCTGTCAGATACCAAACAAGCAGTCCAACCAATAGGGAAATTCCGCCGACGTATGCCAAAAGTACAGGCTGCAAAAGATTTATTTTCTGATAAATTGAAACAATAATCATGGCCGCTAAAGTTGCCGCAAAGGTGGCAATCATGCAGTAAAGAAATATATCTGTAGGATTTTTCGAACCTGCAGAAGCTCTTAAAGCAATAATCGACACAGGAATTAAAGTCATTCCGCCTGCGTGAAGACAGAGGAACATAATTTGAGAATTGCTCGCCGTGTCTTTATTTGGATTTAAAGTCTGTAAGCTTTCCATTGCTTTCAATCCAAAAGGTGTTGCAGCATTATCCAAACCTAAAAGATTGGCGCTGAAATTCATCAGCATGTGCCCGAATGCCGGATGATTCTTGGGGATTTCAGGGAAAAGGCGCGAAAAAAATGGTTGAATTAATCTACTTAACAAATTGATTCCGCCTGCTTTTTCAGCAATACTCATGAATCCCATGAATAAAGCCATAATTCCAATTAAACCTAAGCAAATTTTCACAGCCGTTTCGGAAGTTCCAATGACGCCGTCAGCATCCTGAATACGATAAACATGAACATTTTGTTTCAGAGAATCGGTCTTGTAGTGAATTCTGCTATCTACAAAATCACTGTTTTTTGTTAAGTTCTCCTGAATCAAAGGTGAGAAAGAACCCATGTTTTGATTGGCAACTTTGATTGTATCACCGCCTTTTCCTACCACCATATCGTTGAAAATGGTTTTGTAATGGCTGGATGAGATGTATTTTATACTTGCAATTGCGATCGCGATGATGATGAAAGCCGACCAAATTCTGCTGAGAACCATTTGATTAAATTAATTGTTTAAACTTAGTTAAAAAATATTCAGAATACAAAAAGTGATGAAATATAATTTTTGTAGAGGTGAACAAATTTCTAGAATGACAAACTTTGCAGTAATGTAAGGAATTAAAAAATTACTTTTCATCCAAATAAACCAATTCTCCTTCAAAATCATCATCCAAGTTTTTCAAAACTTTTGCGTTGGCAGTTTTCTTTTTTAATTCTTCAATAAAAAAGTTCTTTTCAAAAAACTGACGGTGTATTCCGGGTAAAAGTTCCATAAAATAATCCATTCCTATCTTATTATTATGGAGATCCATCTTGGTTTCTAAAGGCTGATTTGGAAATAATTCTTCATGTAAATCTGTAATTTTCTTGCAGAAATCTAGCGCTTTTTCGGGAGAAGAAATTTTGCTGCAATACATCATAATCAGGCAGCACCACAACGAATGTCTGAAAGCATTTCCTTCGCCGTTTTTAGAAGCCGTTTTAGGATATAATCTTTGTGCAATAGAGAAAGCTTTTACTGTTGCATAAAAACTCAAAATAGAAAATAGAGGATGAGGTAAAACAGCAGATAAAAGCTTAAGAATTTTCTTAAAACTCATGCTTTTTATGGTGTTGAAAATCACTTTAAAAGTCCTCATAATTTAGCTGTTGGCAATTGGCTTATTGCTTTAAAATCAAGCCGTTTATATTTTAAAAATAGGTACTTAATTATTACCAATACTCAAATAAAAATCTCTCCCAAATTGAGAGAGATGATCTATTTTTTAGTTTAAATTTTAAGCTTTTGCCGCTAATAAATTCACTGTTTTAGAAACAACTTCTTTTATTTCTGTTCTTTTTACGATAAAATCTACAAAACCTTTTTCCTGCAAAAATTCTGAAGTCTGGAAACCTTCCGGTAAATCTCTACCAATGGTTTCACGGATAACTCTTGGTCCTGCAAACCCGATCAATGCTTTTGGTTCAGCCATAATAATGTCTGCGGTCATTGCAAAAGATGCGGTAATTCCACCAAAAGTCGGGTCACAAAGGTATGCGATGTATAAAAGTCCGGCCTCTGAAAGCTGAGCTAGTTTTGACTGTACTTTTGCCAACTGCATCAGAGAATACGTTGCTTCCTGCATTCTTGCACCTCCAGACTGACAGATAATCATGTATGGAAGCCTCTTTTCGATACAGTAATCAATCGCTCTTCTGATTTTTTCGCCCATTACAGAACCCAAAGATCCTCCGATGAATGCAAAATCCATACAAGAAACTACCATTTCGGTTCCGTTTACAGTTCCAACTCCGTTTCTGATAGAATCTGTAAGTTTCGTTTTGGCTTTTACTTCTTTCAGACGGTCAGTATAGGATTTAGTATCCTTAAACTGAAGCATGTCGATACTTTCAACATTCGCATCAAGCTCGGTGAATTTTCCCTCGTCAAAAAGAATACTGAAAAATTCAGCACTGCCTATTCTTACATGAAATCCGTCTTCAGGAGAAACATAATTGTTTCTTTTAAGTTCATCGTGTTCTACAACTTTTCCTGACGGAGTCTGGTGCCAAAGACCTTTTGGTACATCTTTTTTATCGTCAGTAGAAGTGGTAATATTCTGTGCTTTTCTTTTAAACCAGTCGAATGCCATTTATGAAATTTTAGATTTAGATTTCGGATTACAGATTAAAAAATAATTTAAAATCTATAACCCAAAATTTATAATTTATTTAAGCGTATTTACGTTATTTAAATCTTCAAATGCTCTTACCAATCTCTTAGAGAAAGTTTCTTCACCTTTTCTTACCCAAACTCTTGGATCATAGAATTTTTTATTAGGCTTTTCTTCTCCGTCAGGATTTCCGATTTGAGTTCTCAGATATTCTACATTGTCTACCATATAATCTCTGATCCCTTCTGTGTAAGCGAACTGAAGATCGGTATCAATATTCATCTTAATTACCCCATAATCAATCGCTTCTCTGATTTCTTCTAAAGTAGAACCTGAACCACCGTGGAATACAAAATTAATCGGCTTATCAGCAGTTCCGAATTTCTCCTGAACAAATTTCTGAGAATTGTCTAAGATTTTCGGAGTCAAAACTACGTTTCCTGATTTGTAAACTCCGTGTACGTTTCCGAAAGCTGCTGCAATGGTGAAGTTGTCAGAAATTGCTTTCAGTTTTTCGTAAGTATAAGCTACATCTTCAGGCTGAGTGTATAATTTAGAATTGTCGATATCAGAATTGTCAACTCCATCTTCTTCACCTCCTGTTACTCCGATTTCTACTTCTAAAGTCATCTGCATTTTTGCCATTCTTTCGAAATATTCAGCAGAAATCTCAAGGTTTTCTTCCAATGATTCTTCAGAAAGATCAAGCATATGAGAAGAGTAAAGAGATTTTCCGGTCTGCTTGAAGAATTCTTCATTCGCTTCCATCAAACCATCGATCCAAGGCAAAAGTTTTTTTGCAGCGTGATCGGTATGTAAAATTACTGTTGCTCCGTAAGCCTCAGCAAGGGTATGAATATGTCTAGCTCCTGCGATACCACCTAGAATAGCTGATTTCTGAGCGTCATTGCTTAGTCCTTTTCCAGCGTTGAAAGATGCTCCACCGTTAGAAAACTGAATGATTACAGGTGAGTTTAATTTTGCTGCAGTTTCCATTACTGCATTTACGTTGCTAGAACCGATTACGTTCACTGCAGGCAATGCAAATTTGTTCTCTTTAGCGTGCTGAAAAATATCTGTAACTAACTGACCTGTGGCAACTCCTGCCGGGAAAATTCTGCTCATGTTTACTTTATTATAATATTAGGATGTTTTTTGAAAATTCTTGTAAAGGTAATAATTTTTGAGAAATTACTAATTTCTTTTATCTCGTCCCCAAAGTAGCTTTTGACGGATGGTTTCGTAGAAGCTTAAATTATTCGGCTGTACCAGCAATAGCTGAAAACTCGCCTTCCTGATCACAATTTCTTTATCAGTCTCAATGTGAATTAATCTTGAATCTAATGAAAGAGAATATTGAGGAACTCTGCTTTCTACTTTAAATTTAATTTCTACTTTATCGTTAACAACCAGAGGTCTTACATTTAAATTATGTGGGGCAATCGGAGTGATGACAAAGTTTTCGTTATTGGGAGAAATAATTGGGCCGCCACAACTTAAAGAATAAGCCGTAGAACCTGTTGGTGTAGAAACAATCACGCCGTCACCCCAGAAAACGTTTAGAAATTCATTGTTGATATAAGAGTCAACCGTCACCATCGAGGTAGTTTCCTTTCTCGAAATCGTCACGTCATTTAAAGCATACGGAAAAAATTCATCTGATTTTGGTGAAACAACTTCAATTACTGATCTTCGGCTGGTTTTTACATCACCTTTTAAAATAGAATCTAATTCTTTGAACGCTTCTTCTTTGGTAAAACTTGCCAAAAAGCCAAGTCTTCCGGTATTTACACCAACAACAGGAATTTCGAGATCTTCAATAAAAGTCAACGAATTTACAATCGTTCCATCGCCGCCAAAAGTGAAGAAAAGATCTATCTCTTTGTCGATAAGATCCTGTTTGTTGCCAAAAGTCTCAAATATTTTTGAAAATTGAAGCGCTTCTGCCATTTCGTCAAACAAAACAGATTTTACGCCTCTGCTTTCCAATTCAGAAATAAATTTGCTTAAGTATAAAAAAGTATCAAGATCTTTTTTCTGAGAATATATGGCTGCCTTCATATTATATTTCGATAAATTTTTGTAAAAAACCTAAACGGTCTTTGAAGAGGTCTGTTTTCTCATCAGAATAATATTTTTCTACGATTCTGTAATCATAACGGTCAAAAGTAGCGTCGATAGAAGCTAAATTTTCGTTGCTGATTTTGATGGTGATGTGAATAAATTCGTCTGACATGAAACTGATAAATCCGCCGTAGAACTTAGAATTGTTGCTCTCGACGATGTTAGCAATCTCTGTCATAGAGTATTTTCTTGCCGGAGTTTCTACCGTAAGTATCGCACCGGTTTCCGAAAACAGAGGATATTTAGAAAAGTTTTGAAACACGTCATCACAACAGATGTATCCCAAATATTTTTCGCTCTTATTAATCACAGGAATCACGTTGGCATTGAAGGTATAAAACAATCGGATGCTATCCATGATATTATTATCCTCCAAAATTGCAAATCGCTCGATCTGATGTTCGAGGTTTTTCAAAGTTCCTTCTTCTTCATAAAGAAAGTCTTTGGCAATTGCTCCGTAAAAGTGGTGTGATTTTTTGATAAAAATATGCGTATATCCAAATGCTTCTAGGGTTTCTCTAGCTGATTCGATGGAGTCAGTCAGATGAAAACACGGAAAATCTTTTGAGATATAGTCCTTGATAAACATTGTGCTAATTTATAAAATTTTAAACGAAACCTTCTTGCTTTATTGCAGTTTTTTTTATTAAAAATAAAAAATGCGAAAAATTATTTTGTTGGTAAAAGATAAAAAAGTATCTTTGTCGCCTTTCATTTTTACTTTTTATTAGATTTATTTCAAACTGCACTGTCTTTTTAGACAGCCGCAGTTTTTTATTTTTAGGGTATTTGCAGATTTTAAAAACTATTTTTTCGTTGCAACGTCTAACTTAAACGCAAAGTTCGCAAAGATCTTTTTGACTACAAAATGTTTTTAAGATAAACAAAGGCGTTCCACTTAGCAAAGACTTTAAGGACTTAATTTTAAAAATAAATATTATTTAATTCCTAAAGCTTTTGCAAACTCCCACATCACAATTCCGCCACAAACACTGACATTTAAAGAGTGTTTTGTTCCGAGTTGTGGAATTTCAATAAAAGAGTCAATATTCTGCAATGCTTCATCACTGATTCCTTCTACTTCATTGCCTAAAATGATAGCATATTTTTTTGAATTGTCAATTTTAAAGTCTGTAATCATCGTGCTGTTGGTCGTTTGCTCGATTCCTACAACGTCGAACCCCTGACTTTTTAAATCATCAATTGTGATATTAATATCAGCTTCATATGACCAATCTACACTTTCAGTTGCTCCCAAAGCTGCTTTGTGAATCTCTCGGTGAGGCGGTTGAGGAGTGATTCCACATAAAATAATTTTCTCAACCAAAAATGCATCTGCCGTTCTGAAAGTTGCACCCACATTGTGCATACTTCTTATATTGTCCAAAACAACAACCAACGGAATTTTTTCTACTTTTTTAAAAGTTTCTACATCAATTCTGTTGAGTTCTTCCAGTTTTAATTTATTTACCAAAATAATTTATTTATTTCTTATTACAATTTACGAATTCTTAGACATCAACGGATTCTTAATTTTATTATTTTCTTACCTTAAATTTTCTAAACCGGAATAAACCTGTTTATTCCTTATTACTGTAAAGAAATTAATTATGAACTACAATTCACTTAAAAGCTTAATTTTCTTAATGTTTAAAATCTAATTAATTTTTCCCACCCATTATCTGATGTACATTTCTCTCAATATTCTGAGCGATCGTCTCCATCGGAATATCGTTTTCATCATTATTAAAAGGATCTTCGATTTCTTCAGCAATCAATTCCAGACTCATCAAAACGTAATATACAAAAACCGTCAGCGGAATCATAAATAATCCGAGACTGATCACGTAAGCAATCGGAAGTGCTACAACGTACAAAATGATAAACTTTTTTATAAATGATGAATAGGAGTACGGAATCGGAGTGTTTTTTATTCTTTCACAACCGCCACATACATCCAGAAAACCCGTCAGCTGCGTGTCCAAATAAAGCATTTCAACATCAGAGATTTTCCCTTCTTTTTTTAACTGATATAATTTATGGGTCAAAAGAATCACCAAATCAGTCGGGCCGTGATTTTTAAGTGATTTTTCAATTTCAGAATAATCTTCATCCAACGCCAATCTCGTAGATTCCTCAGAGAGATGTTTGGCTAAAAAATGTGGAAAATATTTAAGATATCGCGAAATCTGATCGGCCGATTTTCTGTCGTCAGCCAAAATAATATTAATCTTTACGGCAAAATTTCTTGTATCATTCACCAATTTTCCCCAAAGTTTTCTTCCTTCCCACCATCTATCGTAAGCTGTATTGGTTCTGAAAACCAGCAGCAAAGACAAAACAAATCCCAATAAAGAATGAATCAATCCTACATTACTTATTTTAGATTTTGCTGTCAAATGCAGATATTCAACTTCCAGATACTGAATTCCGTACGAATAAATAGCCATCAAAATCATCGTAGGAAACAGGATTTTCATGGTGTCGCTTTTATGCAAGCTGACCAGGATTTTCAGGAAATTTTTGGTATTGTAAACTCTCATGGTTGATGTGCTTTTTGCAAAGATAAATTTTTATAAACTTCAAAAAAAACACTAATTTTATTTCGCATTAAATTTATAAACCCATGATTCTCGAAAACGTAGATGTTGTCAATGATATCAGTAAGGAAGATTTTCAGGAAAATTATTTCAAAAAACAAAAGCCGCTTCTGATAAAAAACTACGCAAGCCGATGGGATGCCTTCGACAAATGGAATTTTGATTTTATCAAAGAAAAAGCTGGCGAACAGGAAGTTCCACTTTATGACAATAAACCTGCGGATTCTAAAAAAAGTTCGGATGCACCCGTTGCAAAGATGAAAATGAAAGATTACATCAACACGATAAAATCTAAACCTTCTGATTTGAGAATTTTCTTTTATATTATCACCGACCGTTTGCCTGAACTACTCAAAAATTTTAATTATCCGGATTTGGGAATTAAGTTTTTCAAAAGACTTCCGACATTGTTTTTTGGAGGGAGTGAGGCACATGTTCTGATGCATTATGATGTAGATTTGGGTGATTTTATGCACTTTCATTTTGAAGGAAAAAAAAGAATTTTACTGTTTGACCAGAAACAGTCGAAGTTTTTATATAAAGTTCCGCTGTCGGTTCACACGGTTTATGATATCGATTATGAAAATCCGGATTACGAGAAATTTCCGGCTTTGAAATACGCAAAAGGTATTGAGATCTTCATGGAACACGGCGATGCACTTTTTATTCCCGGAGCTTTTTGGCATTTCAACAGATATTTGGAACCGGGTTTTTCAATGTCATTGAGAGCTTTACCGAATAAACCGAAAATTTTTGCGAATATGCTGTATCATGTTTTCGTGATGAGATATACTGATAAACTAATGCGAAAATTATTTAAAGCCAAATGGGTGGATTATAAACAGAAGTGGGCATACGAGAAAGCGACTGAAGCGTTGGAAAAGCATTTAAGTAAAAAAAAGAAGGTTTGAAATATTGTCTCTAGCTATCACAAAAAGAATGGATTACAAATTTACTTTTAAGAAACACCTTTTGATTGTTGGAAAAATAGAGGAAGAAAGACATAAAACACTATCCAAAATTCTTGAAAATAATAATCTTGAACTTATTAGATTTCCTAAATCGATGAACTTTCAATTTGATTATCTAAATGTAGTGCAAGCTAAAAAACTTTTCTCGCCGTTTTACGAAACAAAAGGAAAATATAATAATAACCAAATTTTTGATTTTCACATTGATTGGATTGCAGAAAACAACTGCCTTTTTGTTTTTGAAGAATTTCAGCTTGTTGATGATAAATTTACTTAGAAATAATGCGAATTATGATTAATAATTTGGAAGCCAACCGTCAATCAGCAACTAAAGTAATAATGACTTTAGAAGATGAAGCTTGGTTGATGAATAGTCTTACCGAAATTGTAAATGAAACTGAATATAAAACAAAAGATCAGGTAATACAAAGCAATTTACAAATTATTGCATTATGAAATTTTTTTTAAAATTTTTGTACATCAGTAAACCTTCGGGATACTAACAAATAAGCATTTCCCTCCTTCTTTTTTATTTCCTATTTTTACCATCCCAATTTTAAGTAAATCTCAATGGCAAAGGCGACGAAGAAAGAGACCCCGTTAATGACGCAGTACAACACCATCAAGGCCAAATATCCTGATGCGCTTTTGCTTTTCAGAGTGGGTGATTTTTACGAAACTTTCGGACAGGATGCCGTGAGAACTTCTCAAATTTTAGGAATTGTTTTGACGAAAAGAGCCAACGGCGACGGTCATATCGAATTGGCCGGTTTTCCGCATCATTCGGTGGATTCTTATTTGCCTAAATTGGTCAGAGCAGGAATTCGCGTGGCAATCTGCGACCAATTGGAAGATCCGAAAACCGTAAAAGGAATTGTGAAACGTGGCGTAACAGAATTGGTAACGCCCGGAGTGACGTTTAACGATCAGGTTCTGACTTCAAAAAAGAATAATTTCCTGCTTTCTCTTCACAAAGAAAAAGAAAAATACGGAATCGCTTTGGTCGATGTTTCCACCGGAGAGTTTTTGGTGAGTGAAGGAAATTTAGATAAGATTTTACACATCATCAATACATTTGATCCGAGTGAAATCATTTATCAACGAAGCGTACAGATTCCTGAACAATTAAAAAACAGAAATGTTTTTAAATTAGAAGATTGGGCATATCAATATAATTTTGCTTACGAAAAACTTACGAATCAATTCAGAACCAATTCGTTAAAAGGTTTTGGAGTTGAAAGTCTGCCGTTAGCAATCACAGCTGCAGGAGCGATTTTCGCTTATCTGGTTGAAGATACGCATCATAAATTACTGGCGCACATTACCAAAATTCAGATTATTCCGCAGGAAGATTATCTGATGATGGATCATTTTACGCTGAGAAATCTGGAAATCGTTTATCCAAGCAATCCGAAAGGAAAATCTTTGCTGGATATTATTGATAAAACTTCCACACCAATGGGCGGGAGATTATTGAGAAGAAGAATTATTCTGCCTTTAAAATCTGTTGAAGAAATTGGCCGTCGACTTTCGTTGATTGATTTTTTAAACGAAAATGATCAACTGAAATATGAAATTTCAGAATTATTAAAAGCGATCTCAGATTTAGACCGCTTGATGGGAAAACTGGCAGCAGAAAAGATCTGCCCAAAAGAGATGGGCTACCTGCGTCAGAGTTTAATTAATATCCAGAAAATCAAAGGATTGCTTCATCCTCACGCAGATGTTTTGGCTTGGTTGGAACCTTTAAATTCTCTGGATGAATTGATTCAATTGCTTGAAAATTATCTGAATGAAGAACTTCCTGTAAATCTCGCCAAAGGAAATGTAATTAAACAAAATATTTCCGAAGAACTGGACCATTTAAGAGGTTTACAGAATAAAGGACGAGGTTTTCTGGATGAAATGTGTCACCGCGAAGTAGAGCGAACAGGAATTACTAGCCTAAAAATTGATTTTAATAATGTTTTCGGATATTTTATTGAAGTTAGAAATACGCATAAAGACAAGGTTCCAAGTGAATGGATCCGAAAGCAAACGCTTGTTAACGCTGAAAGATACATTACAGAAGAACTGAAAGAATACGAAAGTCAGATTCTTGGTGCTGAAGAAAAAATCAGTGTTTTGGAAAATCAACTGTACCGAAAAGTCTGTTCGGATACGATGATTTATATGGATAGAATTCAGGAAAATTCAAATATTATTGCCCAACTTGATGTGGCGGTTGGTCTCTCGGAACTTGCGGTTTCTGAAAGTTATACCAAACCTGTTTTAAACAATAGTTTTGCCATCGATTTAAAAGAAGCGAGGCATCCGATCATTGAAAATGCGCTTCCTTTAGGCGAAAAATACATTCCGAATGA
It contains:
- a CDS encoding MotA/TolQ/ExbB proton channel family protein, producing the protein MLLTELTQILFAQVAAPTVVAEKLEFSFWDILFHGGAFAKIVMATVLALGVFSVYLFFERFFYIKRMTAKTDSNFMNNIEDFIRDGKIDAAADYCKTQNSPESRILEKGISRLGRPVSDIVSAMESQAQIEVANMEKNLNLLAVVPSIAPMLGLLGTVIGMIIAFFDLSHAEGAFSPKTLSEGIYTALGQTAVGLAVAIPANFFYNILLTRIDKFVLRTQNVSGEFLDLINKPL
- a CDS encoding ExbD/TolR family protein → MKIQRRNKAHPEFSLAAMTDVILLMLIFFMITSSAANQSAIDVKLPQTGSVEDNIPNPMTVSVKPDGSYFVDDKPVARELVEQTIVNDLNIKSAKSFTIRADESTMHKDVVFLMEIAEKHKLNIAIATVKE
- a CDS encoding ferric siderophore ABC transporter substrate-binding protein — encoded protein: MRGYTINREEEKRDKLKSAVLSALIWSAILLFVFIYKMKPTERPKETELVTTMLVNFGDNRNGAGVDEPANQEGSLAAKAEENAPEPLENVVSEPKTVITPDPKPKARKTDIKDKIITGNNSKVTAPKKEDSKTNKKSTASSTTKTKAKSSATTANSKTGNGDGKGTAAIGNLIKGRGTKAGSQGTGDGIGNDGDPLGGDGNGDSKVGIDRRLVGYIPGTMGRGGAQPSHSCSAGGSITISYTVDKAGNVVSARRSGGVSDPCVVSTSVSWVKKYVKAERASVSSTGTYKISF
- a CDS encoding nucleoside recognition domain-containing protein — encoded protein: MVLSRIWSAFIIIAIAIASIKYISSSHYKTIFNDMVVGKGGDTIKVANQNMGSFSPLIQENLTKNSDFVDSRIHYKTDSLKQNVHVYRIQDADGVIGTSETAVKICLGLIGIMALFMGFMSIAEKAGGINLLSRLIQPFFSRLFPEIPKNHPAFGHMLMNFSANLLGLDNAATPFGLKAMESLQTLNPNKDTASNSQIMFLCLHAGGMTLIPVSIIALRASAGSKNPTDIFLYCMIATFAATLAAMIIVSIYQKINLLQPVLLAYVGGISLLVGLLVWYLTGLSKENLDIFSQVLSNGLILFIFLAIVLGALYKKINVFEAFVDGAKEGFTTSVKIIPYLVGMLIAISLLRTSGVFEVIIDGMKWVVNAANLDARFVDGLPTALIKPLSGSGARGMMMDTMATFGADSFQGKLAAVLQGSSDTTFYVIAVYFGAVAVKNTRYTVVAMLLADLVGVITAILLAYLFFA
- a CDS encoding DUF6973 domain-containing protein translates to MRTFKVIFNTIKSMSFKKILKLLSAVLPHPLFSILSFYATVKAFSIAQRLYPKTASKNGEGNAFRHSLWCCLIMMYCSKISSPEKALDFCKKITDLHEELFPNQPLETKMDLHNNKIGMDYFMELLPGIHRQFFEKNFFIEELKKKTANAKVLKNLDDDFEGELVYLDEK
- the accD gene encoding acetyl-CoA carboxylase, carboxyltransferase subunit beta gives rise to the protein MAFDWFKRKAQNITTSTDDKKDVPKGLWHQTPSGKVVEHDELKRNNYVSPEDGFHVRIGSAEFFSILFDEGKFTELDANVESIDMLQFKDTKSYTDRLKEVKAKTKLTDSIRNGVGTVNGTEMVVSCMDFAFIGGSLGSVMGEKIRRAIDYCIEKRLPYMIICQSGGARMQEATYSLMQLAKVQSKLAQLSEAGLLYIAYLCDPTFGGITASFAMTADIIMAEPKALIGFAGPRVIRETIGRDLPEGFQTSEFLQEKGFVDFIVKRTEIKEVVSKTVNLLAAKA
- the fbaA gene encoding class II fructose-bisphosphate aldolase: MSRIFPAGVATGQLVTDIFQHAKENKFALPAVNVIGSSNVNAVMETAAKLNSPVIIQFSNGGASFNAGKGLSNDAQKSAILGGIAGARHIHTLAEAYGATVILHTDHAAKKLLPWIDGLMEANEEFFKQTGKSLYSSHMLDLSEESLEENLEISAEYFERMAKMQMTLEVEIGVTGGEEDGVDNSDIDNSKLYTQPEDVAYTYEKLKAISDNFTIAAAFGNVHGVYKSGNVVLTPKILDNSQKFVQEKFGTADKPINFVFHGGSGSTLEEIREAIDYGVIKMNIDTDLQFAYTEGIRDYMVDNVEYLRTQIGNPDGEEKPNKKFYDPRVWVRKGEETFSKRLVRAFEDLNNVNTLK